The genomic window GCTCACGGGCTTCTTCCGGAGAATTGAAACATACTTTTTCCAGAACAACTGAGCCTTCTGGAACATATTTGGCGTAACCTGCGGGATTCTGAAATTTGGCAGGTCCAAGTGTGTCAATGCGTGTGTCCATCATTCCTCCCTGATCAAATTTTTAATTTCAGACGCTTTCAATAGCTCTGGTCAATTTTTCTCGAACCTGATTTGCGAAATCATCCATGTCCTTGCGTCCTGTCACCTGAACCATGGTTCCCGGATCAATTGCCGCAACTACGGTTTCACCTGTGCCCGGTTCTTCATAAACCACAACATTGCACGGCAACAGCAAGCCGATGTCGATTTCCTCGGTCAGCGCTTTGAAGGCCAACGGTGGATTGCAGGCGCCCAAAATGAGGTAACGGCTGAAATCCTTGTCCAGTTTCTTCTTGAGTGTCGCTTTGACATCAATTTCGGTCAAAATCCCGAAACCTTCCAGCTTCAGTGTTTCAGTGACTTTTTTGACTGCGTCATCATAAGACAAAGTGGTTTTTCTTTTTATTCCATAAGGGCTGTTGATCAAACTCATAAGGGTCTCCTGGCTTGATTATAAAAATTAACGCGAAAATTCACGCCGCTGAATTTATGAAAGCAACCATTGATCTGGTTTTGCATAGGTTGATTTACCCTGAAATAATCATATGAAACAAGTTTTCAGTGAAAGAAATACATAATTTCCCTAAAAGCTACTTCCCGATGAATCCTAGCACTGCAAACAGAATCGAACCGCTGATCGGAACCATGAGCAATGTGACAAGACGCTTGAACTTATAAAATGGACGTCGATATACCATGAAAAATGAAGAACCCACCAGCATCAATAGTCCCAAAAAATGAATTACTTCCATAGGCAACACAAATTGGAGAACATATAGAACGCCCAACCATAGAACACTCCAGAAAACGGGCATACCGAGATAGCCCA from SAR324 cluster bacterium includes these protein-coding regions:
- a CDS encoding DUF302 domain-containing protein produces the protein MSLINSPYGIKRKTTLSYDDAVKKVTETLKLEGFGILTEIDVKATLKKKLDKDFSRYLILGACNPPLAFKALTEEIDIGLLLPCNVVVYEEPGTGETVVAAIDPGTMVQVTGRKDMDDFANQVREKLTRAIESV